From a region of the Cucumis sativus cultivar 9930 chromosome 6, Cucumber_9930_V3, whole genome shotgun sequence genome:
- the LOC101209467 gene encoding centromere protein V, with amino-acid sequence MASELVVHHGGCHCKKVRWRVEAPASVVAWDCNCSNCFMRANTHFIVPLERFKLLGDSSNFVSTYTFGSHTAKHTFCKNCGITSFYHPRSNPDGVAITFKCVDPGTLTHIEVRQFDGSNWEASCDQTGIASLSKLNISLLLGQPLHVQTSPCRSLFPLSIRISHY; translated from the exons ATGGCTTCTGAGTTGGTTGTACATCATGGTGGATGTCACTGCAAGAAAGTAAGATGGCGAGTTGAAGCACCTGCCAGTGTTGTTGCTTGGGATTGCAACTGTTCCAACTGCTTCATGAGGGCCAATACACATTTTATTGTACCTTTGGAACGGTTCAAGCTTTTAGGAGATTCTAGCAACTTTGTTTCTACCTACACATTTGGTTCTCACACTGCAAAACATACCTTCTGCAAAAACTGCGGCATTACCTCATTTTACCATCCACGCTCAAATCCAGATGGAGTTGCTATTACTTTCAAATGTGTTGATCCTGGAACTTTGACCCATATTGAGGTTAGGCAGTTTGATGGGAGCAACTGGGAGGCCTCTTGTGATCAAACAGGCATTGCTTCATTGTCAAAGTTGAACATAA GTTTGTTGCTCGGACAACCCCTTCACGTGCAAACTTCCCCTTGCCGCTCGCTCTTTCCATTGTCGATCAGGATTTCCCATTACTGA